Proteins from a genomic interval of Trachemys scripta elegans isolate TJP31775 chromosome 25, CAS_Tse_1.0, whole genome shotgun sequence:
- the NAA38 gene encoding N-alpha-acetyltransferase 38, NatC auxiliary subunit: MEECRRALWAPISPQDSDGEAPDSPCARARRKLETLLNRNMRICMTDGRTLVGCFLCTDRDCNVILGSAQEYLKASDSFAASEPRVLGLAMVPGHHIVSIEVELENLGSPQYL, translated from the exons ATGGAGGAGTGCCGCAGGGCATTGTGGG CTCCCATCTCCCCTCAGGACTCGGACGGGGAGGCGCCCGACTCCCCCTGCGCCCGCGCCCGCCGCAAGCTGGAGACGCTGCTCAACAGGAACATGCGGATCTGCATGACAGACGGACGGACGCTCGTCGGCTGTTTCCTCTGCACCGACCGTGACTGCAACGTTATCCTGGGCTCTGCGCAGGAGTACCTCAAAGCCAGCG ACTCCTTCGCGGCCAGCGAGCCGCGCGTGCTGGGCCTGGCCATGGTCCCCGGCCACCACATCGTCTCCATCGAGGTGGAGCTGGAGAACCTGGGCAGCCCCCAGTACCTGTGA